TAGATGCAAACAGCATTGCCTTTCAATTCACTTCCATTGGAACAGTCTGTAGCCTGACTCATTATTttgaaatacagtttaaaacagTGACTTGATTAGTTGAGGACACACTTCCTAACTTAGTGACAGCTTTAAGCCATGTGTTGCAATGAATGCACTTGCACATGTTGCAGGGTCAGAGTGCAATCAAACCATCAGTGCAGCTCTGAAGAGAGTACATCTGTCACAGTCCACTGTGTCAGGTGTAAACTGTCAGTGAAGACAAATTGTACCAGTTGGGCAGGTAGGCTTATTGATCCACATCTACAGATAAATTAATCCACTGATTCTCAGCACTTACTTTATATTCACACTCATTTGTGCAGGTGTcaagtgttttcttttcatgcAGGAAATATATAATTTTACTTAATCTAATATCTAATATCAATATTGAAAAGTCTGCAGACATTTCAATTAGTCCTAATTATAGGACACCTTCAATTATGTATTTAAAACACAGATGAAAGAGGAGTTTCACAAAATCATTAGCATTTTTGACTTAAGGTGCAGTTAGTATAGTCTAACTCTAAGAATTCTCTGTATTCCTGTATAAATAAACATCACAGAAGGTCCGACTCACAGGCAGATATTCTGATACAGATTGTATTATGCATATTGAATTTAGCATCTCAGTATTTTCAGGCATCTGAaagttattttctttctttttaataagTGGCCTAATTTTGTTCCATGTCAACCTGCAGATCTAATGGTATCTCAATCAAATTAGGTTGCATTAAACTACATTATAGGTATTTTAATACAGCTCATATTGATCTTTATTTCTAGGCTTGGCTATATTCAATTTAGAATTAGAATGAGGTGTCAAATGTGATTAATTCAAAGCAGCTGACTCAACCGGCAGCAGTCACTTTAAATTGTACTATAGATATGATGTGCTTCAGGGAGTGCAGTATCATATTCAAGCCctttattataataaaagaAGCTTGGATAGAATCTGtatgctgctgttattttcaGGCTGAACTGTATTTCTGTTTCAGACATCAGTAAGGTCAAAACACAGGGCAGCTTGTcgggagcatgtgtgtgtgtttgtgcaagtcTCCAGAACATTGAGGGAAATGAGGAGACAAAGACAAGGAGAAGGGCCAGAAACCACATATGAAGTGACAATCCGACTCTGCTCCATGACTCTGTTACAAATTCGTTTTTCTGAATTTCCCCTCAAGAATAGGTTAGAACTGAATATCATTAAAATTAATTATGATAATAAAGTGTAGCCAGAGCTAGAGTCACTCTAAGCATGCATTACATGTGGGCCACTAAATCACTCAATAAATCCTTTGGCAAAGTTTTGGTCATGATGCTGTGATGGCTTATTTATGCGGGCTGCGTTACTGTTTCCCACTGTGAGCGACCCCGACAATAAAATACTGGATGTAGACTGAAGGCCTATGTGTACTCACTGTTTGGCTGCAGGTCAAATGTTAAGTTTACAAGTTAGGTTTATGATAATGTAGATAATATCCAATATACAGTGACAGAATATCACATGCAGCATCATTGCTTGTGACCTGTTAATGACTGCTAGATCTGGCCCAGCCATCCTAGTTGTCACTCTGGCATAAAAGCCTCCCAGAAGAATCTCTAATCACGGTTTGATGGGGCCCATTAACCTCATGAAATATATATGTGTGACTGAACTCATCCACTTAAACTTTGGCAAGAGCCAAATGTTCTTGTTTGGAATTCAAGGGGGGCATTTCTGGGCTGCATTACTGAACTTTTCACACTGACTTGTTTTGAGTGTTTTAGGGTTCTATGGCCCTTCGCCTCTATTGTCAGACCTATAAGTAATTTACATCCATTCAAACTCCCCAAGCTGGATTGAGTTGAAGCTGTGCCAGCTTGTGTCTGGTCTGTTGGAgcgtcttttttttgtttcggATTTGGAGGCACTGCTCAATGTTTATGAAAAGTAAAGAAATCACAGATGACTATTGTTTCTAGCTGAACAACAGTTTTGAGGACACTTTGAGAGAaagatatttttaatttgtttaatcACGGCGTGTAAAGGTTCAGACACACAATGGCAGGTGCAGTTTAAAGTAAGTCCCGGCTGACATTTTTGGAAGAGATCTTAACAGCAGGAATGACatcatgctgctgcatctgACTGCTGATTGATAATCTAAATTCTGTCTAAAAATATTTTCCAAATAATTTAACAATTATATAATAaagaataatataaaaaaactgtTTCTATTGTTTCCTTCTTTAACATCAGTGTTACCATGCTGACTGCGGTGTGCAGCAGGATATTGTGTCATTGCTCCTTTATTTCTGGTATTATTTTTAAGACAACATCCACAGTTATTTTTTTGTGATAGACCCTCAAAAATGTCTCTGTGgcagaaaataaaatcacttcCACATGCAAACAAGCCATTTCTGAGAGGGGAACCATGTTGCAGATTTATAATTCATCATCTTCAGGGTTAATGCAGTATTCACATGATAATTAGTATTAATTTTTGATTGGTGCCTCAGGGAAGCTCTGCATTGTTCGTCTGAAAAACCTGTGCCATTATTACCTTATTAGTGTAACTGTCAGCcgcttgttttattttacaaatgCACATCTTGTATTTTACTATCAGCGGCTCTCATCATCACAGAGAGCAGGCACCTTGTTGCTTATCAGCAGCTGTAACAGCAGCCTGTGTTACTTTAATGAGAGAGGAAACATCCCCGTTTGGCCCAGTCAAAACAATCAGTCAGTGACGTCTCAGCACTCTGAAACAACTggatgtaaaaaataaataaatcaataaataagtaaaaagaagaaaaaaaaaatgtgatgattcaccagctttttgtttttgctttttttgataTGGTTTAGTATATATGTAATGCAGGAATGCTACTTATTAGACAACTCAGTGATTTAATAATGCATTAATTTAATGcattaataaatgtattttaacaatATTATTGGCAAATGTAAAAGCACTTGCTGAGTAATATTTAAGGCGATAGTGTCTCATCTCCTGCTTCTCAAATTCAAATCAGATTGTGTGATCTCATATGACAGGAAACTGATGTCGGTGAtaaaacataatttattttGGATCATTCTGAACCAGTCAATTTTGATTTTGTATTGagagtttttgtgtttttctttatgttCAATAAGATAAATGCATTACTTTCATTGGCCATTTAACTGGCAGCAGTCATTAGTTTCAGCTTCGACCTGCAGATAAAGTTTTGCTGTCTgggtatgtatgtgtgtgtgtgtgtgtgtgtgtgtgtgtgtgtgtgtcagctttcCAGGCTTTAATATTTGGCCATGTGCTCTGCCTGCTTAACGACCAGCTGATAAACTTAGCTGTGTCACAATCTGCCTGTTTTGTAAAGCACTCATGTTCTCACACCTGAGAGAAGCTACTCTGCGTGAAGGACGAGGTTTCAGCATCACTTTGGGGTATTTTATTAACAGGACAGCAGGTGCATGACTCCCTGACCCGCTCCCTccaccagctgtgtgtgtgtgtgtatgtttgtgtgcttgtgagCGTGTTGAGACCAAATGGCAGTCAGCCAGAGCTCTGGGAGAACTGAGTGAGCTGGCAAATCGACTGGCGACTCTGGTGAACCAaaagctgcctgctgctgcctcagtcGGCATCTTTCCAGAGAAAACTTTGAAAAGCTGTTTGTATGAAGCTGTAAACTGAAGGCAGAGGGTCGgccttttctattttttttccctctccagtgaaaaaaaaaggccCCCTAGATTGACAGCGCCTTTCATACTGTATTATCCGGCTTGGCTTTTAACTCCAGCAGAACTGTGTTCACAAATTGATGCTCTGCTCCTTTGGGGCTGTAGCTGAAACATTAAATTGTACTGAAATATTCATATGTGAGTGCATTTAGCTGAGAGCAATTGATGTGCGACTCCCCAGAGGCCGGATGGAAATGTTGCAGGGCCCCAGCATGTGCTGGCAGACACCCTGAGCTCAGGCCCGGGACAGTGTAACCTGCAATGTAAACCAGCAAATTAAAAGCTATCTACAATTTTAGGACAAATAAGGCGAAGAGCAGTTTAGGTGCACCTCTCTGTGGAAAGAAATCACTCAGCAATaagttacaaaaacaaagcataaaACCCCCAAAGCAGAACATTTCCCTTTAGTGTTGAAACAgaaatcatatttttattagttttagaTGGACACAATATAGATTTTACTTACCACATTCTTTACACACTGACAATAAATTGTATTGGATATCTTGAGTAAATGTAGCAGGTCCCCGGAGTGTATTACTCTATAAAGACAGCATGAGAGTTTCACATTTTTACCTAACTGAGGTAGTTTGTGCTGGAAACAATAAACAATGTCACATGTGAAACAAAGTTTGCAGGTGGGTAACTGCTAATTGCGAGTATATGCTTTTACAACAGTCCATGTTAATGTACGCTcagattgtttgtgtttttcttgctgcagcagcacattcaATATGTACATTTTAACAGGAATTTGAAAAATGTTTAAACTCTCCGTCTTCTCCCTAAAGAGTTATGCTTTTCAGTCAGAAATGTTTGCTAATTTAGCTTTCATGCAGCCAGTCATGCATAGCTActgcacacacttacacatagGATTGCTGAATTAATGTTGATGTTTGGTAGATTATTTTGTTCTTTGGAGTCAGTCCCATGATCCCACAGGACTAAGTCAGTTGTGTCCTGTTCTTTCACATGACTAACTAGTGCACATCTTCTTCCGAATGTCTATACAGAAGCAATTGTTGttgtagaggaaaaaaaaaaggtttacatGCAAATAAAATTTAAGAATTTGTTTCGGACTTCATATCTTTCTGTTTATAGTTCACTAAAAACTGATTTAATATTCTACCTGCAGAGAACTGAAGTGATTGAGCTTGGGCACTTGTTTCTACCTTTATATTTTCTGCTGTTGACCCACTTTTACCCAGATGGGATGCATAACAAGCATCTGAGGGGACACTATCAGAAGAAAACAgtatgtaatgaaaaaaaaatcttctgtaGCCATGACAACAGTCTCTTGAGTGGATTTCTTCCACCAGGCGAACCTCTGGATCCTGTGCACTTAAGAAGTATGTTTCAAAAAGAGAACCTGAGAAGCTTTTTAAAGAATGATGTataatttatttgtatttttctccTGCTTCAGAGCCTGGAGAAGAAGTGTCCTGTGTGAGACGTGCTCTGAATCTGTCAGACTCAATGAGATTGACCCTTTTTAATACATTGTATACCCAGCTGTTTGGTGTCACAGAGCTGTGTACAAAATCTCTTCCACGCACAAGAAACCACTGTCACAAACAAGACCACATTGGTGCAGTTAAGCATGAATGAGTAAATACTTCTTGTGCTTTATACCATTTAAAGGGTATAATCTTTATGGATATTTTCTGACAAAAAATTATACAGATGTCGTATTCAACTAAAGATTTCACTAAATGATGCTTCAGCCtctattcatttattttatattttgctcCTCAGACAATTGTTTATCTATATGCCCATCATCTAAATCACTGACAGTgatttaaggttttttttaaggTAAGGAGTAAAAACTTCTTACCATCACTGGAACAGGCAGCTGAGAGGCCATCACACTGCGGGATGTTCAGTTCATCTGATGAGTTTGGCTTCAGTAAATTAACTTGATTAACTTAATGCTAAACTTATTTCTGGAAGCTGAGAGCATAATGTATTGGAAACAAAGTAAGtgatgtattgttttgtttttttaatgtagaaTATAATGTTCTAACCAGCAACATGCCGTGTGTAGGTGTtcaggtgcaaaaaaaaatgttaagcaAACAACCTACAAAAACACTGAAGGATGTTCCAAACATGGACAATGATCCTGTAAGTTGACAAACTTCATATGAACAATTTAAACCTGACTTTTTTGTCAGATGTGACGCTTTGCTCAGATGCCATTGGTTACCTTATTTTAATGACAATGGTCATGTAATGTTAATGCAGTTAAAGTGACTCCCTCTGTGCCATTATTAAAACATTTGAATTATTAAGTGTCTAATAATCACTGTTAATTCACTTAGCTTCCTATGAGTGTGACAGGGACCGTTTCTCTGCTTTCATTGGAGAGGTCCCAAAAGCAATTTACCTCTAAGCCTCTCTCATACAGGTCTGCTCAGTGTCCCTGCCCATCAAAATCAACCGACTCAGACTGACCTGGTGTGATACATATTGACAAATTGGGTTCATATGAATCATTAAGGCCCACCTTTCGTCTGGCTTTAGTTTTAAACTTACTTCCTCACAGATGCTTGTGCTGATAAGTTAGCTTCCTCACAGAGTGGTGTGTGTTGCTTGAAGTGAAGCTGGAAATTGAACCGTATGATTTATCTCTTCTTCTACATGGCTGCTTGAGCTGGAGGGGGTTTACATTAGACACACAGCACCTCCACTTGAGACATTAATACTGAGGCAGCTGTGACAGATAGTGGTCAAGCCGAGGTTTGGCACCCATATTCAACAGGATtcctatgtgtgtgtcaagagCCAAGCAgatcattatttatttactcgTACCATGGCACGGCATAGGCATTGTAGTTTTTGTAAGATTGATGTGATAGGTCTTGTAATAACCAGTAGGCCTGTTTACATGTGGGCTGTAACCCACAACATGTCAGACTGCTGAACATCTTTCTTGAATTATATCAGTTATTctaaaattaaaatatgtttgtttaaccacaaaaataatttgaattatttaaatttattgtttttatgtcagtACTAATCTTGTTATAGAACGACCTGTATGCTCTTAATGAAATAACAGGATGTGTGTTTCCAAAGGGAGCTATATGTAGTGTACAGTGTTTAAAATCTCCCCCATATGTGCTGTGTCATTCAAACATTAATCCATATTACACAATCTTTGAAGCCTGTTTTGCAAATTAAAACCCCTCAAACTTGTGTTGATAGCTTAATTGCAACCTTAATAGTAATTAAGAATTAAAACATTCTCTGGACATGGAATAAACATTTGACAAGCAACATAATGGTACAGGAGTTTATCTTCTGAATTAATGATATGAGAGGGTAAATGGGGGGGTGATTGCTCTCATGACATGCTTACAGCGACTTCACCAATTAGTGGTTGTTGTGACAGGTCTTATGTTAATAACTCTGAATAATTTAGATTTTTAAAATCATATGCGAATGAGGAGATGATGCTCATGAAATAATGTGGTACAGTGGAGTGTGCAGAAAGGAGCCTGAGAGAGAAGCTTCAGTTAGCTTTACATCACAATGTATTACAAAGCAGGTAAAGAAATACtaacttttatttttgctattttCAATTTTCATTCAAATGACAACATCTGCATTTGGCAATAACTTCCTCCATATCAAGTTTACAAAAGtgtctgtaaacattaaagTGCAAGAAATTTGCTCACCATGTATGGCACATTATCTTTTAAAGGTTCATGCTACAAGCACTCCAATCTAGGTTCATGTGAAGAGTCCAGTCAGTTTCTTTTCAGACGCACACCTGCACCctattgatctttttttttctcaataagtaaaaacaaaaatgctagTCAATCATTTTGATCATGGTTTCAAATTAAACAAACAGGTGACAGAAAGGCAAAGGTaagaaaaatgtctgtttgaatAGTTATGCCAGTCTCATGTACCCTGTGGCTGTTTGAGCAAAGAATAGCATGACTAATGCTTAAAGTTGTTCATACAAAGGAAGAGACAAAATGCTTAGAAAACACTCTGTTCAACTGCTTGGAATTCACAAGAACAGTGCTGAGACTTGTAGCACTGTTCAGCATTAATGTCTTTGTTCAGTATAGGCTTGAATGGCCCTTTGCTGGTTTTAATTTGTGTAAAGTTCAGTGCATTTAGGACCTGTTCAAAGTGAGAATTCCTGATGAAGAATGTGTCCAAGAACACATTAGACCCCCCCTCAGTGGGACATTATTGTCTTTGTTGTGCTATATCCAGgcatttctgattttttttaaaaatccgTCAAGGGAGGACAGGGGAGGTTGGACAATATGGCAAAGAGCCTAAGAATTCTTATTGTCACCTTTACTACTAACTTCTGAACACATCAAATGAAGGAGCAATAGTATTGGCTGGAAGCTAAGGCTCAAGCTTGCTCTGAATTGGCTAAGATTAGATTTACACAGCAACCTAAAAATccaatttttaaattttatttcaTAGGTTCCTCTCATGAGGCTCATCCTGTCACCAGAGTTCAGATATTTGCCACACTAGATGGCAGTAAAAACAGATTcaaagtttctgtgtgtgtttatgtgtcagaCATGTGCCCCAGAGGTGAGTCAGCTGGTCCTAGCAGCCGGTACTTCTCCTCGAGAGACGGCTCCGTGGTGCTGCCCTGCAGGTGGATCAGTGGCTTGGTCTGCAGCAGCACGCACCCCCTCCCCCGGCCTCGTCTCTCCTCTTGGTTCCTGCGATTGAAGATATTTATTCTGTGGTCCAGTTCAGGGCTGGCATTTTCTGAGCCAGCAGGACTGGGAAGTTTAAGGTTGACAGGGTCTACCACCAGGCCCTTTTGAGCAAGGCAGGAGTcctcagacagagaggagagaagctcTTGCACCACCATGCTGGGGTCCCTGCAGGGGTCCTGGCCTGAGAAGGAAGGAGGGCAGCAGCGATGTGAGCTGTAGCTCAGACTGAGGTCctgagctgtgctgctgctgcagtctgtcagagatgaGCCCGGCGTGTGGCTACTAAAGCTGTGGGGGCGGGCTGTGAGGCTGCCACTGGACCGCGATATGCTGGTGGAGGCGTCACTTACTGCGCTACCCACACGCTCCATAGCAAGAATAGGGTTTGATTGGATGGGGTTTGTGCCGGTGGGGAGATGAATGTCAATGGCAGCTGTGGTGATGACCCGGGCACCTAAACCAGACACTGCAGCATCTTCACAGACATTTAAACAAAACACGGCAAGATAGCAGAGACTTTTAACAATGTTTGATCAAGCTTGCACAATGTTTTATGACAAATATAATggctaaatatttgatgtgttttAATTTACTTTCGAACATTTGACGGTAATACCTATAGGTTTTGTTAGGTGGTACAGAAATGCCttttatgtttgatgtttgatgatAAATTCTATGACTTTGCAGCTAAACCATCTAAAAAACAAACTTATTTACAGGGATGTATCTGTAATAGGCACTTACCACTGCTTGCCTCACTGTAATATTGACTGATGTAGTTGTTCATGTCGTCACGCACAACTGGATCTGAGTTAATACAATAAAGCATAGCATATATATTTCCTTCAGTTAAATtccaaataaaaatgtatatatctatatctatatatatatatatatatatatccttttCTTCAACTGTTTGCTATTTTATTAttgctattttttttagttattttagCAAATAGAATTAATTTTATTTGCTAAAATAACTTGTCTAACACACAGTGctcaatgtaaaataaaaatgttgtcaTGGTCACATCTGTTACATTTGTAACAAGCACATACTGGTAATGTGACAGTAACTGTAATTGGTCCATTTCAATAGTCACGGTACAAACTAGTCCAGATGGAAAATATCTCTTGTGTTTACAACATAATATTGACAGAGATGGCTTCTGCCCCAGGCCACAGGTGCTTCATAGGCAAGTGGTCTGGatcacacactgctctgctgtgtgtgatctgcacCATAGTGCATTGTAGGAATAAACTGGGGCAGGGTGGGGTTGGTTTTCAGGGATAAATGGGGGCGAGCGAGAGAGACTCTTTGTTTAGGCCCTGATCCCTCCAGTCTAGCGGGCCTCAGTGTGCATGCCGAACGGTTGTGATCTGCTGTGCTCTTCTGCTCGCTTGATTGGTCTTGAGCTCACTGTCCGCTGGCTGAGTGCGAACCCAGAGTACCCTGAGTGCTAGCCCCTGTCCCGCGGGACATGCTGCAGACTCTGATGggtaatttcatttatttttcagacTAAAATATTAATCCCTGAGCCACCCCTGGAGAGGAAGCATTGCACTCACTAAAACAAGACTGAGACAATCACTCCACAATTAATAACACATGAGTcttgaggaagaaaaaagaatgGGCTGTCCAGCATAAAAGGCTCTCCTCCTCGTTCTGTGACAGCAAAGTTACCAGGCTGTTATCTGTCTGCATCTAAAAAGAGGTGACATGCAGAGGTCCTCTTAGTTCAAATTTAAACTAGGATTTTCATTGGGAAGCTTTAGTTACACCGTGTTGCACCCACTGCAAATAATTATAATGTATATttgcataataaaataaattacaatcTCAGATGAAGATTTGATGTATTATCTGTACTTTTGGGTATCATACATTTTTACTTGAGTTACTGGCTATGTGAGGGCACCCTCCAGCTGATTGAGAGGAGGAGGCCATTTGAAGCTGCTGTATGCAGTAATGGCTAATacaaataaacttgacttgatTTGACTTCACCTGACTTGACTTTAGCCCTGTGGCTTAAGTGCTCATCCCAATGACCATGTTTCTGTAAAAAGCCCCACTTGTTTCTGTGAGCCAGATTTCCCACTATGCCCTTGGGGTAATATTGTGGCAGCCATAGAGCGTCTTGGTGCCCTATTGTGGTTTGCAGGTGAAGGGGAACAGATGTTGACAGGAGCCCACTTTCTCCTAACAAGACCCAATGCACAGAGCACTCTGTACCTGAAATAGCCAGGTGGGGCTATCTCGACTGGCCTCGCTACAAGGGGGAGCAGTAAGGGAGATAGTTGGAGCATGATAGAAGCCAGTGTCAAAAAACATGCTTGTTTTCTCCAGAATTCAGCAGAACCTAAAAGCCTTTTTGCCCTCGCACTGCTCCCACAGTGCCTGCGGTCAGATGGGTGTTATGTGTGAGCATTGAAGGGCTAAGAGCTTGGCCTCAGAGATGCTCCAGGGCTACTGCTCCAGATTAACTGTACACTGTTCTGGCATCCAGTTCACCTGATGTTACCACGTTAGAGTCTTTTTGTTCCACATAATTATGTACATACTTTATGTTGCACCTCTCTGCTGGTTTGTCATGCTGTTTTCTCAAGCAAAAAATGCAGCTGCCATGGTATGTGGTCACATTAGCTGTATTTTGTACATCACAGGCCTTTGCTTCTCTACAGTGAGTGTATCTTTAAGAAACCATACCTGCAGTGGTGTGTGCTTCCCTGGGGTTTCTCTGACCACCCTCATCATCAGACTCCCCTGGAGTCAACCCTTCAACGACCTGAAAACTTCGGCCCTGTTTGCCCCATACGTGGTGGATCTGCATGGCTGCTTCACGCTCTGCTGCAAGGTCCAGGTCCTGCTGGGCCAGATGTGCCCTCAGCTGCCTGATCTCAAACTGAAGATGGTTGGTATGcatgtgttaaaaaaaggacaaaataaGGAAAGTGAGGAGTGTGATTGGATAAAGACAGTCAAAGAGAATTTTAGAAATATTGAGAAAATGGTTAAAGGGCAGATAGAAAAGtaaagaggaagggaggaaatAAAGATGGGAGGAGggtaaaggaaaacaaaacagctattGAAAGGGAAGATTGGTATTTGGTGATTTTTTACAAATTACTTACATCTAATAAAAAACTATTCAATTAACCACagctacttttttttatttggtgactttttttattgtaatttatgtatttatggtGACAGTCCTGAACTTCAGTCAGTCAAGGCAGTTTTAAGTAAATAAGTAAGTCCTTATCAATATTTATGATAGTCTGCATTTTCCAGTGTggatctgtcagtgtgtgtcttgaTGATGAAATCTCCTGTAAGCGTGGAGCTGTTTGTGAGGTATTGCTGCCCTCTTCTGGTGGCAGATGAACTGACAGTTTTCTCCACTGCCTCAGTGTAACACGATGAATATGTTGTTTGTTGATATTTACTTATAAATTGACTGGTGACCAGATGTCCAAGTAGAAAACCATGTAAACTAGTGAGGTGAGATACTTTCTCACACAtaacaccatttttttttcaaaatattgCTGAATACACAGCCCACAATTCCAGTCTAATTATTTTCTTATAGAGACCCATATTCTCCTCTTCAAATAATATACTGACAGTTTTGACTGgttattaaaataatttttaaaacCTTCTTGGCTACAGACCTGCACAGGGAGGATACAGCGTGGTTTTACTCTTAAATAAAGTGTTTTGGTACTCACAGCCTGTTCCTGACAGATCTGAGTGAGAcgctccagctgctcctctctcacagcCTTGGTCTTCTCACACTGCTGGATCTCCAGTTCCATCTCAACTTTAACTTGTAGAACATAAGCTGAAATGGATGAGAAGCAAaagacaaacattaaaaaagttACAGAGATCATTTGTGTGACTAAGTAAAAAGTGTGAGACCTACTGCTCAAATAACAGCACCTTATGTGAGACAGCTGGTTAACATACATCGAGTACAtta
This portion of the Parambassis ranga chromosome 3, fParRan2.1, whole genome shotgun sequence genome encodes:
- the LOC114433733 gene encoding transmembrane protein 266-like; translation: MANAEEVEQAGLSDLEIISQPVEDENQCLAPPVQLVSFGYRDLPLAALDLSLAGSQLLSNADEDENREGSNWLKPCCGRRVALWQVCLLSAGFNCILVACVILVVLFLSLELLIDTKLLQFSNAFQFASIIHWISLIILSLFFSETVFRIVVLGIWDYIENKVEVFDGAVIVLSLAPMVASTVANGPSSPWDAISLIITLRIWRVKRIIDAYVLQVKVEMELEIQQCEKTKAVREEQLERLTQICQEQAFEIRQLRAHLAQQDLDLAAEREAAMQIHHVWGKQGRSFQVVEGLTPGESDDEGGQRNPREAHTTADPVVRDDMNNYISQYYSEASSDAAVSGLGARVITTAAIDIHLPTGTNPIQSNPILAMERVGSAVSDASTSISRSSGSLTARPHSFSSHTPGSSLTDCSSSTAQDLSLSYSSHRCCPPSFSGQDPCRDPSMVVQELLSSLSEDSCLAQKGLVVDPVNLKLPSPAGSENASPELDHRINIFNRRNQEERRGRGRGCVLLQTKPLIHLQGSTTEPSLEEKYRLLGPADSPLGHMSDT